A genomic region of Bombus terrestris chromosome 12, iyBomTerr1.2, whole genome shotgun sequence contains the following coding sequences:
- the LOC100651380 gene encoding DCN1-like protein 5, whose translation MPRSKRRAPSSTNHHTPIEMSPSAHEEGISRHPSKRLRHTSSARRYSKTEDVSTASSFSQKRCITWFREYTTPDDSDTLGPEGMEKFCEDIGVEPENVVMLVLAYKMNARQMGFFTLSEWLKGLSDLQCDSISKIQQKLEYLRNQLNDPHTFKGIYRYAYDFARDKDQRSMDMETARVMLQLLLGKHWPLFTQFAQFLDQSKYKVINKDQWCNILEFSRTINHDLANYDLDGAWPVMLDEFVEWLKIQRGEEASSTEARGS comes from the exons ATGCCACGCAGCAAGCGTAGAGCGCCCTCTAGCACAAATCATCATACGCCTATTGAAATGTCACCTAGTGCTCATGAAGAAGGCATATCGAGGCATCCTTCAAAAAGACTTAGACATACATCTAG TGCAAGACGTTATTCAAAAACAGAAGATGTTTCAACTGCTTCATCTTTTTCCCAAAAACGTTGTATCACATGGTTTAGAGAATATACAACACCTGATGATTCAGATACTCTTGGGCCTGAAGGAATGGAAAAGTTTTGTGAGGATATTGGTGTAGAACCTGAAAATGTAGTAATGCTTGTTCTTGCATATAAAATGAATGCTCGACAAATGGGTTTCTTTACACTAAGCGAATGGTTAAAAGGTCTTTCGGACTTACAGTGTGATTCTATTAGTAAAATACAACAGAAACTTGAGTACCTAAGGAATCAATTAAATGATCCACATACATTTAAGGGAATATACAGATATGCTTATGATTTTGCTAGA GACAAAGATCAAAGAAGTATGGATATGGAAACAGCAAGAGTTATGTTACAATTACTTTTGGGAAAACATTGGCCATTGTTTACACAATTTGCTCAGTTCCTAGATCAATCGAAGTACAAAGTGATCAATAAAGATCAGTGGTGCAACATTTTAGAATTTTCTCGTACAATCAATCATGATTTAGCTAATTATGATTTAGATGGAGCAT GGCCAGTAATGCTTGATGAATTTGTTGAATGGCTAAAAATACAACGTGGCGAAGAAGCATCTTCAACAGAAGCTAGGGGCAGCTGA
- the LOC100650739 gene encoding uncharacterized protein LOC100650739, producing MIFPPDIWEHIFLYVDPLTLINLKIICKCWKEIIDKVLQQSTLWHKLCKDKIPEHFWTTLCETLSPKKYTNFYEKHDVKFWIAMYKLWIKCKNMKKCNAQSKCIKPLKDHHSEYITCIDTSGNLLAMGTSAGFVYFYNIPNLRTSKHIVDHMEYIESVKLLRDETSIVCISSSINNHICFWDVSTLKPIDRTRGKLICTSYSYCYIAMHNIISIVGSIPKTVYELDSDNIIAIGADNNKVLLYTKEGCCVDLTLNASQKDYTLIHVNSYTRVQPLNIRIRRYYVFKPNIIACITEYGYVGFLVQGKEWKIHNLFPILHGTPTAILIYAHVLILGLDSGNVHIYYINDFGAIDFNTINSNKLCPDSSTVISLNIMVNIEEYLIIGYHKKFYIVKFM from the exons ATGATTTTCCCTCCCGATATATGGgaacatatatttttgtacgtcGATCCACTAACacttataaatttgaaaataatttgtaaatgttGGAAGGAAATTATCGATAAAGTATTGcag CAAAGTACCCTGTGGCATAAATTGTGCAAAGATAAAATTCCAGAACATTTTTGGACCACTTTATGCGAAACATTGAGTCCAAAGAAATATACTAATTTTTATGAGAAACATGATGTTAAATTTTGGATAGCTATGTATAAATTATGGATTAAATGCAaaaacatgaaaaaatgtaatgcaCAAAGTAAATGTATTAAGCCATTAAAAGACCATCATTCAGAATATATTACTTGTATAGATACTTCAG GAAATCTATTAGCAATGGGGACATCTGCaggatttgtttatttttacaatattccTAATTTACGTACAAGCAAACATATAGTTGATCATATGGAATATATAGAAAGTGTAAAGCTTCTCAGAGAtg aaacaaGTATTGTTTGTATATCTAGTTCTATAAATAATCACATATGCTTTTGGGATGTGAGTACATTGAAGCCAATTGATAGAACCCGTGGAAAGTTAATTTG TACAAGTTACAGTTATTGCTATATCGCCATGCATAACATAATAAGTATCGTGGGATCAATACCAAAAACTGTGTATGAACTTGATTCAGATAATATTATTGCTATTGGTGcagataataataaa GTACTTTTATATACAAAAGAAGGCTGCTGTGTAGATTTGACTTTGAATGCAAGTCAAAAGGATTATACACTTATACACGTGAACTCTTATACACGTGTTCAACCACTAAATATAAGAATTCGTCgttattatgtatttaaaccAAATATAATTGCCTGTATTACAG AATATGGATATGTGGGTTTTTTGGTACAAGGAAAAGAATGGAAGATCCataatttatttcctattttacATGGAACACCTACTGCAATTTTGATATATGCGCATGTACTCATTTTGGGATTGGACTCAG gaaatgttcatatatattatataaacgatTTCGGAGCAATTGATTTTAATACTATTAATTCAAACAAATTGTGTCCTGACTCCTCAActgttatttcattaaatataatgGTTAATATCgaggaatatttaattattggtTACCACAAAAAATTCTATATTGTTAAGTTTATGTAA
- the LOC100650496 gene encoding fidgetin-like protein 1 isoform X1: MATIDIEINKKKNNFLAAYHILKFSKNDKDDTEVVDIERRCFAMKYLTAKQCESEDVAACLLQKSLEDYQNLMENRDGINNYWKQCKLQTPKINSNPQKWKSGLYDINMALNFVKSLPCQDNNTMPCHKRLFNDRHVENIINIWENKETEPRNRKISTQAKPNLSQSSNASSKKEVENNMQCEIDKTLFSSNSSTDESISTQMSYNKQPKTYSVNQENQIYARQRLVKFESRSNFKFTREDPFKASKNNQDQSSYHRNNMKLKTQVSVQHNEEDPNTVKSKMSFFKTARDELNVQQMKANKPMQKKTLGGKGSVNSKFVCPFKREKEKTQGNTYNNESDTMEDERLKNVESKMVELIKNEIMDSKTTICWDDIAGLEYAKKIIKEVVVYPMLRPDIFTGLRRPPKGILLFGPPGTGKTLIGKCIASQSKSTFFSISASSLTSKWIGEGEKMVRALFAVAKVYQPSVIFVDEIDSLLTQRSETEHESSRRLKTEFLVQLDGATTADEDRILIVGATNRPHELDEAARRRLVKRLYVPLPEFQARKQIINNLLITVPHNLTEEDINNVAEQSKGYSGADMSNLCKEASMGPIRSIPFNQLENIRKEDVRQVTVDDFKEALVHVRPSVSESSLTTYVEWDATYGTGTAQNYKA, from the exons ATGGCTACTATTGATATAGAAATtaataagaagaagaataatttCTTAGCTGCATATCACAtcctaaaattttcaaaaaatgatAAAGATGATACAGAAGTTGTAGACATTGAACGTAGATGTTTTGCTATGAAATATCTAACAGCAAAACAGTG tgAATCAGAAGATGTAGCAGCTTGTCTACTTCAAAAAAGTTTGGAAGATTATCAAAACTTAATGGAAAATAGAGATGGGATAAATAATTATTGGAAACAATGTAAGTTACAAACACCAAAGATCAATAGTAATCCACAGAAATGGAAGTCAGGTCTATACGATATAAATATGGCACTAAATTTTGTGAAATCTTTACCTTGCCAAGATAATAATACCATGCCATGTcataaaagattatttaatgATAGACATGTGGagaatatcattaatatatgggaaaataaagaaactgaACCAAGAAATAGAAAGATAAGTACTCAAGCAAAACCAAATCTTAGTCAGAGTTCAAATGCAAGTAGTAAAAAAGAAGTTGAAAATAACATGCAATGTGAAATTGATAAAACTTTATTTTCATCCAATAGTTCTACAGATGAAAGTATTAGCACACAAATGAGTTATAATAAACAACCTAAGACTTATTCTGTCAATcaagaaaatcaaatttatgCGCGACAAAGGCTTGTCAAGTTTGAATCTAGATCGAACTTTAAATTTACAAGAGAAGATCCATTTAAAGCATCTAAAAATAATCAGGATCAATCGAGTTACCacagaaataatatgaaattaaaaacacAAGTTTCTGTTCAACATAATGAAGAAGATCCTAACACTGTTAAATCTAAAATGAGCTTTTTCAAAACTGCTAGGGATGAACTAAATGTGCAGCAAATGAAAGCTAATAAGCCAATGCAAAAAAAGACTCTAGGAGGGAAGGGATCTGTTAATTCTAAATTTGTTTGTCCATttaaaagggaaaaagagaaaactcAGGGAAACACGTACAATAATGAAAGTGACACAATGGAAGATGAGagattaaaaaatgtagaatcaAAAATGGTTGAACTAATCAAGAATGAAATAATGGATTCAAAGACAACTATTTGTTGGGATGATATAGCTGGTTTAGAATATGCGAAAAAGATTATAAAGGAAGTAGTTGTGTATCCTATGTTGAGACCTGATATTTTCACTGGTTTACGTCGACCACCtaaaggaattttattatttggtCCACCAGGTACAGGGAAAACACTTATAGGAAAATGTATAGCATCGCAAAGTAAATCAACGTTTTTTTCAATATCTGCAAGCTCTTTAACTTCAAAGTGGATAGGTGAGGGAGAAAAAATGGTCAGAGCGTTATTCGCTGTTGCTAAGGTTTATCAGCCATCAGTGATTTTTGTTGATGAAATAGATTCGCTGCTCACTCAAAGATCTGAAACTGAGCACGAAAGTTCTAGGAGATTAAAAACTGAATTTTTGGTGCAATTAGATGGAGCTACAACCGCAGATGAAGATCGCATTTTAATTGTAGGAGCAACAAATAGACCACACGAACTAGATGAGGCAGCACGTAGACGACTGGTTAAAAGATTGTATGTTCCTCTACCTGAATTCCAAGCTCGTAAACAAATCATAAATAATCTATTAATAACTGTTCCACATAATCTTACTGAAGAAGATATAAATAATGTAGCTGAACAGTCAAAAGGATATTCCGGAGCCGATATGTCTAATTTATGTAAAGAAGCTAGCATGGGACCAATTAGAAGTATCCCATTTAatcaattagaaaatattagaaaagaagATGTCAGACAAGTAACAGTCGATGATTTCAAGGAAGCACTGGTACATGTACGTCCTAGTGTATCAGAATCAAGTCTAACAACTTACGTTGAATGGGATGCTACATATGGAACTGGAACAGCACagaattataaagcataa
- the LOC100650496 gene encoding fidgetin-like protein 1 isoform X2, protein MENRDGINNYWKQCKLQTPKINSNPQKWKSGLYDINMALNFVKSLPCQDNNTMPCHKRLFNDRHVENIINIWENKETEPRNRKISTQAKPNLSQSSNASSKKEVENNMQCEIDKTLFSSNSSTDESISTQMSYNKQPKTYSVNQENQIYARQRLVKFESRSNFKFTREDPFKASKNNQDQSSYHRNNMKLKTQVSVQHNEEDPNTVKSKMSFFKTARDELNVQQMKANKPMQKKTLGGKGSVNSKFVCPFKREKEKTQGNTYNNESDTMEDERLKNVESKMVELIKNEIMDSKTTICWDDIAGLEYAKKIIKEVVVYPMLRPDIFTGLRRPPKGILLFGPPGTGKTLIGKCIASQSKSTFFSISASSLTSKWIGEGEKMVRALFAVAKVYQPSVIFVDEIDSLLTQRSETEHESSRRLKTEFLVQLDGATTADEDRILIVGATNRPHELDEAARRRLVKRLYVPLPEFQARKQIINNLLITVPHNLTEEDINNVAEQSKGYSGADMSNLCKEASMGPIRSIPFNQLENIRKEDVRQVTVDDFKEALVHVRPSVSESSLTTYVEWDATYGTGTAQNYKA, encoded by the coding sequence ATGGAAAATAGAGATGGGATAAATAATTATTGGAAACAATGTAAGTTACAAACACCAAAGATCAATAGTAATCCACAGAAATGGAAGTCAGGTCTATACGATATAAATATGGCACTAAATTTTGTGAAATCTTTACCTTGCCAAGATAATAATACCATGCCATGTcataaaagattatttaatgATAGACATGTGGagaatatcattaatatatgggaaaataaagaaactgaACCAAGAAATAGAAAGATAAGTACTCAAGCAAAACCAAATCTTAGTCAGAGTTCAAATGCAAGTAGTAAAAAAGAAGTTGAAAATAACATGCAATGTGAAATTGATAAAACTTTATTTTCATCCAATAGTTCTACAGATGAAAGTATTAGCACACAAATGAGTTATAATAAACAACCTAAGACTTATTCTGTCAATcaagaaaatcaaatttatgCGCGACAAAGGCTTGTCAAGTTTGAATCTAGATCGAACTTTAAATTTACAAGAGAAGATCCATTTAAAGCATCTAAAAATAATCAGGATCAATCGAGTTACCacagaaataatatgaaattaaaaacacAAGTTTCTGTTCAACATAATGAAGAAGATCCTAACACTGTTAAATCTAAAATGAGCTTTTTCAAAACTGCTAGGGATGAACTAAATGTGCAGCAAATGAAAGCTAATAAGCCAATGCAAAAAAAGACTCTAGGAGGGAAGGGATCTGTTAATTCTAAATTTGTTTGTCCATttaaaagggaaaaagagaaaactcAGGGAAACACGTACAATAATGAAAGTGACACAATGGAAGATGAGagattaaaaaatgtagaatcaAAAATGGTTGAACTAATCAAGAATGAAATAATGGATTCAAAGACAACTATTTGTTGGGATGATATAGCTGGTTTAGAATATGCGAAAAAGATTATAAAGGAAGTAGTTGTGTATCCTATGTTGAGACCTGATATTTTCACTGGTTTACGTCGACCACCtaaaggaattttattatttggtCCACCAGGTACAGGGAAAACACTTATAGGAAAATGTATAGCATCGCAAAGTAAATCAACGTTTTTTTCAATATCTGCAAGCTCTTTAACTTCAAAGTGGATAGGTGAGGGAGAAAAAATGGTCAGAGCGTTATTCGCTGTTGCTAAGGTTTATCAGCCATCAGTGATTTTTGTTGATGAAATAGATTCGCTGCTCACTCAAAGATCTGAAACTGAGCACGAAAGTTCTAGGAGATTAAAAACTGAATTTTTGGTGCAATTAGATGGAGCTACAACCGCAGATGAAGATCGCATTTTAATTGTAGGAGCAACAAATAGACCACACGAACTAGATGAGGCAGCACGTAGACGACTGGTTAAAAGATTGTATGTTCCTCTACCTGAATTCCAAGCTCGTAAACAAATCATAAATAATCTATTAATAACTGTTCCACATAATCTTACTGAAGAAGATATAAATAATGTAGCTGAACAGTCAAAAGGATATTCCGGAGCCGATATGTCTAATTTATGTAAAGAAGCTAGCATGGGACCAATTAGAAGTATCCCATTTAatcaattagaaaatattagaaaagaagATGTCAGACAAGTAACAGTCGATGATTTCAAGGAAGCACTGGTACATGTACGTCCTAGTGTATCAGAATCAAGTCTAACAACTTACGTTGAATGGGATGCTACATATGGAACTGGAACAGCACagaattataaagcataa